Proteins encoded together in one Macadamia integrifolia cultivar HAES 741 chromosome 8, SCU_Mint_v3, whole genome shotgun sequence window:
- the LOC122087431 gene encoding probable serine/threonine-protein kinase PBL7, whose amino-acid sequence MGWFPCSGKSVTKAKKKKKQQLQQQPTDDQIQPTSASDKLKVNPSLGVKKEPPKDGGPNYIAAQTLTFRELAAATKNFREDFLLGEGGFGRVYRGQLESTNQAVAIKQLDRTGLQGNREFLVEVLMLSLLHHPNLVNLVGYCADGDQRLLVYEYMPLGSLEDHLYDLPPDKKQLDWNTRMKIAAGAAKGLEYLHDKANPPVIYRDLKCSNILLGEGYHPKLSDFGLAKVGPVGDKTHVSTRVMGTYGYCAPEYAMTGQLTLKSDVYSFGVVLLEIITGRKAIDNSKSAGEHNLVAWARPLFKDRRKFPQIADPMLQGQYPVRGLYQALAVAAMCVQEQPTMRPVIADVVTALSYLASQPYEIESESVQSSQMALCASRTRDNDWKLNGGSSGYERDQARVFT is encoded by the exons ATGGGCTGGTTTCCCTGCTCTGGAAAATCGGTAACGaaagcgaagaagaagaagaagcaacagcTGCAGCAGCAGCCAACAGATGATCAGATCCAACCCACTTCAGCTTCAG ATAAGTTGAAGGTAAATCCCTCACTGGGTGTAAAGAAGGAGCCCCCCAAGGATGGAGGACCCAATTACATTGCAGCACAAACACTTACATTCCGTGAATTGGCTGCAGCAACAAAGAATTTTagagaagattttctcttgGGAGAGGGAGGTTTCGGTAGAGTTTACAGGGGACAATTGGAGAGTACTAACCAG GCTGTAGCTATCAAGCAGCTTGATCGCACTGGCTTGCAAGGGAACAGGGAATTCCTTGTTGAAGTGTTGATGTTGAGTTTACTTCACCATCCTAACCTTGTTAATTTAGTTGGATACTGTGCTGATGGAGATCAAAGGCTTCTAGTTTACGAGTACATGCCATTGGGTTCTTTGGAAGACCATCTATATg ACCTCCCACCGGATAAGAAACAACTCGATTGGAATACAAGGATGAAAATTGCCGCTGGTGCAGCAAAGGGCTTGGAGTATTTGCATGATAAGGCAAATCCCCCTGTTATATACCGTGATTTGAAATGCTCAAATATATTGCTTGGTGAGGGTTATCATCCCAAGCTGTCTGATTTTGGCTTGGCCAAAGTTGGGCCTGTTGGGGATAAGACACATGTCTCAACTAGGGTGATGGGCACATACGGATATTGTGCACCAGAATATGCAATGACAGGTCAACTTACACTGAAATCTGATGTTTATAGCTTTGGGGTGGTTCTTTTGGAGATCATCACAGGAAGGAAAGCAATTGACAATTCAAAATCTGCTGGAGAGCACAATCTGGTTGCATGG GCACGACCACTATTCAAAGATCGGAGGAAATTCCCACAAATCGCTGATCCTATGCTCCAGGGCCAATATCCTGTGCGGGGCTTGTACCAAGCACTTGCTGTTGCTGCAATGTGTGTTCAGGAGCAGCCCACTATGCGTCCAGTCATAGCtgatgtggttactgctctgtcATACCTTGCCTCGCAACCATATGAAATTGAAAGTGAATCAGTTCAAAGCTCCCAAATGGCCCTCTGTGCTTCTCGAACGAGGGACAATGACTGGAAACTTAATGGTGGTAGTAGTGGGTATGAGAGGGATCAAGCCAGAGTATTTACTTGA
- the LOC122086506 gene encoding WRKY transcription factor 44-like, with protein sequence MEVKDAERMVIAKPIPSRPCSSFRSFSELLAGAINESPPCSYSEKVVAAIRPKTVRFKPVGNHALGSRVVSSQGEVSEAAGRDSCNKALEESSKPAVVYKPLAKVASRTAASLLANQGNFEIIHQKSLALGQAHFQHEDQAKNNSETHFSSNPSQNLQSLVAVNHASESSKMTLLNLEDNQKGIVSTASGDRPSYDGYNWRKYGQKQVKGSEYPRSYYKCTHPNCPVKKKVERSFDGQIAEIVYKGEHSHSKPQPPKRPSSGTQEQGFVSDGTGQDTSNPLWSNTLNELNEGSEGRIENQNEVGLSIYPTFPDKGLNSYDPATTDAFNSGIGTPDNSCGLSGDIEDRSKGVDADDTEPKCKRRKNEHQSDDQSVLGESVREPRVVVQNSTDTEIIGDGFRWRKYGQKVVKGNPYPRSYYRCTSLKCNVRKHVERALDDPTAFITKYEGKHNHDMPVTRNQNPVGSDPDPLAPANKSKRK encoded by the exons ATGGAAGTCAAAGATGCAGAGAGGATGGTTATAGCCAAACCAATTCCTTCAAGACCTTGTTCCAGTTTTAGGTCCTTCTCAGAGCTCCTTGCAGGCGCCATTAATGAGTCACCTCCTTGTTCATATTCTGAAAAAGTAGTGGCCGCTATCAGACCGAAGACAGTGAGGTTCAAACCAGTGGGAAATCATGCTTTGGGCAGTAGGGTGGTTTCATCTCag GGAGAGGTATCTGAAGCAGCAGGTCGTGATTCATGTAACAAGGCTTTGGAAGAAAGCAGCAAACCTGCTGTGGTATACAAACCTTTGGCAAAGGTTGCATCAAGAACAGCTGCTTCTCTCTTGGCAAatcag ggaaACTTTGAGATCATTCATCAGAAATCGTTAGCACTGGGGCAGGCACATTTTCAACATGAAGACCAAGCAAAAAACAATTctgaaacccatttttcttcaaATCCGAGTCAGAATTTACAATCACTAGTGGCAGTAAACCATGCAAGTGAGTCATCAAAGATGACATTGCTGAACCTGGAAGATAATCAGAAAGGTATTGTATCCACAGCCAGTGGGGATCGGCCTTCTTATGATGGATATAATTGGAGAAAGTATGGTCAGAAGCAAGTCAAAGGAAGTGAATACCCTAGAAGTTACTATAAATGCACACACCCAAATTGCCCTGTGAAAAAGAAGGTTGAGCGATCTTTTGATGGGCAGATAGCAGAAATTGTCTACAAGGGTGAGCACAGTCATTCAAAGCCTCAGCCTCCTAAACGACCATCATCAGGAACACAAGAACAAGGGTTTGTATCTGATGGGACTGGCCAAGATACCAGCAATCCCTTATGGAGTAACACACTAAATGAGCTTAATGAAGGATCTGAAGGTCGTATAGAGAATCAGAATGAAGTTGGCCTGTCAATATACCCTACGTTTCCAGACAAAGGTCTAAACTCTTATGATCCTGCTACAACAGATGCATTTAATAGTGGTATTGGGACTCCTGATAATTCCTGTGGCCTTAGTGGTGACATTGAAGACAGAAGCaagggagttgatgcagatgaCACTGAACCTAAGTGTAAGCGGAG GAAAAATGAGCATCAATCTGATGACCAGTCTGTACTAGGGGAAAGTGTAAGAGAACCTCGTGTTGTAGTGCAAAATTCCACGGACACTGAGATTATTGGTGATGGCTTTCGTTGGCGAAAATATGGGCAAAAGGTTGTGAAGGGAAATCCATACCCCAG AAGTTACTACCGATGTACCAGTCTCAAATGCAACGTGCGCAAGCATGTGGAGAGGGCATTGGATGATCCTACAGCTTTCATCACAAAATATGAAGGAAAGCATAACCATGATATGCCCGTCACTAGAAACCAGAATCCTGTGGGCTCTGACCCAGATCCACTAGCCCCTGCCAACAAATCCAAGAGGAAATAA